From a single Nostoc edaphicum CCNP1411 genomic region:
- a CDS encoding DNA cytosine methyltransferase — MIKPACNPGSRVRYRANIKLSKEQDQELNSSLSSISEDTALHGALTASRNDVRVVELFAGAGGMGVGFLMASDKTKGFRIINSAEINPIFLKSLETNYKYFYDSINRVEDSIPSDFIPIDLTKKNDCQLVHEAVKKADGVDIVIGGTPCQGFSQSNRTNWNAKNTYNQLVEYFIECSLELAPKAILLENVQGILWTPRSNKSKNKHKLTVVDYIAKKFTDAGYVLFPTVLDAAWYGVPQHRNRFFLLALHKDLGYTVDHFGEWGAFPLPTHGAMGKHNYVTVKEAIADLPVVENGEGRVIQEYDEPTLGQLSSNPFLQQMRQMAIPGTIEGHIVSKQANYVIDRYRHIPAGGNWQNIRHMMTNYSDIENTHSNIYKRLKWDEPSITIGNYRKSMIIHPEQNRGLSLREASRLQSLPDWFTFCGNTDNSKTLGIMHKQQQLANTVSFLLTLKIAQYILKL; from the coding sequence ATGATCAAGCCAGCTTGCAATCCAGGTTCAAGAGTTCGTTACAGAGCGAATATCAAATTATCTAAAGAGCAAGATCAAGAACTTAATAGCTCTTTATCTTCGATATCTGAAGATACTGCTTTACATGGTGCGCTTACAGCATCCAGAAATGATGTACGTGTCGTGGAGCTTTTTGCGGGAGCAGGCGGGATGGGCGTTGGATTTCTGATGGCTAGCGATAAAACAAAAGGCTTTAGAATTATAAACTCTGCCGAAATTAATCCAATTTTTTTAAAAAGTCTCGAAACTAATTATAAATATTTTTATGACTCAATTAACAGGGTTGAAGATAGTATTCCTTCTGATTTTATTCCTATCGATTTAACCAAAAAAAACGATTGTCAACTTGTACATGAAGCTGTCAAAAAAGCAGATGGGGTTGATATTGTTATTGGTGGAACACCTTGCCAAGGGTTTTCACAATCTAATCGAACTAATTGGAATGCTAAAAATACTTATAATCAACTCGTTGAGTACTTTATTGAATGTTCTTTAGAACTAGCACCAAAAGCAATTCTTTTGGAAAATGTGCAAGGTATTTTATGGACTCCTCGTTCTAATAAAAGTAAAAATAAGCACAAATTAACGGTAGTTGATTATATTGCAAAAAAATTTACGGATGCTGGATATGTTCTTTTTCCCACAGTTCTAGATGCTGCTTGGTATGGAGTTCCCCAACACCGGAATCGATTCTTCCTATTGGCATTGCACAAAGATTTAGGTTATACAGTTGATCATTTTGGTGAATGGGGAGCATTTCCGTTACCTACACATGGAGCAATGGGTAAACATAACTATGTGACAGTAAAAGAAGCAATTGCTGACCTGCCTGTGGTTGAAAATGGTGAAGGGCGAGTTATTCAGGAGTATGACGAACCTACACTGGGACAATTAAGCTCGAATCCATTTTTGCAACAAATGCGCCAAATGGCGATTCCAGGTACTATTGAAGGTCACATTGTTTCAAAACAAGCGAATTATGTAATTGATAGATATAGACATATTCCGGCTGGTGGCAACTGGCAAAATATTCGACACATGATGACTAACTATTCCGATATAGAAAATACTCACAGTAATATCTACAAGCGATTAAAATGGGATGAACCTTCAATCACAATTGGCAATTATCGTAAAAGTATGATAATTCATCCAGAGCAAAATAGAGGATTATCATTGCGAGAAGCTAGTCGTCTACAGTCTCTTCCTGATTGGTTTACTTTTTGTGGTAATACAGATAATTCTAAAACTTTAGGTATAATGCACAAGCAACAGCAGTTAGCTAATACTGTAAGTTTCCTTTTAACGCTTAAAATAGCACAATACATACTAAAACTATAA
- the dnaB gene encoding replicative DNA helicase, with the protein MTEKFLPQDTDTEESILSSILLDASAISKTADKLPVDAFYLSAHQQIYKAALELYYQDKLTDITTVGSWLSDHKLLRNIGGRNKLAQLANNKVSADNIDSYTELVLEKYKRRQLIEAGSKIVELGFDTTIDLEKVIDLSEEKIFKITENKVDKFSPKAISNSLSLIVKQLGQEVTPALSTGLIDLDKLMGGLLNEDLIVIAARASMGKTWLGCHFANHVALTYNLPVVFFSSETSKEQLTKRFLAMHAKINSHRLIHNKIYKSEVAELRKALEVLYSLPIIIDDTPASLQNPIRMRSALRRIKFERGNLGLIVMDYIQKLGDRAASNRAQAIGKFSGAFKDLAKEFSCPFVALAQINRGVENQTDKRPAIADIKDSGDIEQDMDVGLLLYRDEYYDSKTPDKGVMEINVAKNRNGATGVCKVLFDGSIGEIRNITV; encoded by the coding sequence ATGACTGAGAAATTTCTTCCACAGGATACAGATACCGAAGAAAGCATACTAAGCAGTATTTTGCTAGATGCTAGTGCTATTAGTAAAACCGCCGATAAACTTCCTGTTGATGCTTTTTACTTATCTGCCCATCAACAAATTTATAAAGCAGCCCTAGAATTGTATTATCAAGACAAGCTAACAGATATAACAACTGTTGGCAGTTGGTTGTCCGACCACAAGCTGCTGAGAAACATTGGCGGACGAAATAAACTAGCCCAGTTAGCCAATAATAAAGTATCAGCAGACAACATAGACAGCTATACTGAATTAGTTTTAGAAAAATATAAACGCCGCCAGCTAATTGAAGCAGGAAGTAAAATTGTTGAGCTAGGTTTTGACACTACTATTGATTTAGAGAAAGTTATTGATTTATCAGAAGAGAAAATATTCAAAATTACAGAAAATAAAGTTGATAAATTCAGCCCAAAAGCAATCAGTAATTCTCTATCATTGATTGTGAAGCAATTAGGGCAGGAAGTAACCCCTGCTTTATCCACAGGATTAATAGACTTAGACAAATTAATGGGTGGATTGCTGAATGAAGATTTAATAGTGATTGCAGCCAGAGCTTCAATGGGGAAAACTTGGCTCGGCTGTCATTTTGCAAATCACGTTGCCCTAACCTACAATCTTCCTGTAGTATTTTTCAGTTCTGAGACAAGTAAAGAACAGCTAACGAAGCGATTTTTAGCAATGCACGCTAAAATTAATTCTCATCGACTGATTCATAACAAAATTTATAAAAGTGAGGTAGCTGAACTTCGTAAAGCTTTAGAGGTATTGTATAGCTTACCTATCATTATTGATGATACACCAGCCAGTCTCCAGAATCCCATTAGAATGCGCTCTGCATTGCGTCGAATTAAGTTTGAAAGGGGGAATTTAGGATTGATAGTCATGGACTATATCCAAAAATTAGGAGACAGAGCAGCCTCGAATCGAGCGCAAGCAATTGGAAAATTCTCTGGTGCATTTAAAGACCTTGCCAAAGAGTTTAGCTGTCCTTTTGTGGCATTAGCACAAATTAATCGAGGTGTCGAAAATCAAACAGACAAACGTCCTGCAATCGCAGATATTAAGGATTCAGGCGATATAGAACAGGATATGGATGTAGGGCTGCTTCTTTATAGAGATGAATATTATGATTCTAAGACCCCAGACAAAGGGGTGATGGAGATTAACGTAGCAAAGAATCGAAATGGTGCTACTGGAGTTTGTAAAGTGCTTTTTGATGGTAGCATCGGAGAAATTCGTAATATAACAGTTTGA
- a CDS encoding DUF6262 family protein has protein sequence MNKEKKRQIHRNWDETERSRHGQQVRERSAREREERILSAQAVIQEMLNQGVTISQNEVARRTGFSVGFVNKHLRDEIEKAQKQQKESAQKPRTARNIDALENELEKLKASNKRLQTILDEQRRMNRELLAQAAQVVGLEDEVKLLRIVIKDLKASSPTAQEKVVNLPVQNLPAHGDNVVPINGQTSKNSEDELKSQQLSFMKQVEYELYALNIKFNATFKKLIKSKPESVVNNAIQALKQAMIKGDKIDDSSKWLYAAIKEEYVPENKPETTSNSYITYFDNRQSILEEELASREELKVLSSIFAQPND, from the coding sequence ATGAACAAGGAAAAGAAGCGACAAATTCACCGGAACTGGGATGAGACAGAACGTAGCCGTCATGGTCAACAGGTGCGAGAACGTTCTGCCCGTGAGCGTGAGGAGAGAATTCTTTCTGCTCAAGCTGTCATTCAGGAAATGCTAAATCAGGGTGTCACTATCAGCCAGAATGAGGTGGCAAGGCGAACTGGTTTCAGTGTTGGCTTTGTTAATAAACACCTGCGTGATGAAATTGAAAAAGCACAGAAACAACAGAAGGAGTCCGCCCAGAAACCACGCACTGCACGCAACATTGATGCATTAGAAAATGAACTAGAAAAACTCAAAGCATCAAATAAGCGCTTGCAAACAATACTAGATGAGCAGCGGCGAATGAACAGGGAGCTTCTAGCCCAGGCTGCACAGGTTGTAGGCTTAGAGGATGAGGTAAAGCTTTTACGAATTGTGATTAAAGACTTGAAAGCTTCTTCGCCTACTGCCCAAGAAAAGGTAGTTAATTTACCTGTACAAAATCTACCTGCTCACGGAGATAATGTTGTACCAATTAATGGTCAAACATCTAAAAATAGCGAAGATGAATTAAAATCTCAGCAATTAAGCTTTATGAAACAAGTTGAATACGAGTTATATGCGCTAAATATTAAATTTAATGCAACATTTAAGAAACTGATTAAATCAAAGCCCGAATCTGTTGTTAACAATGCGATTCAAGCTTTAAAACAAGCTATGATTAAAGGCGATAAGATTGATGATTCTAGTAAATGGCTATACGCAGCAATTAAGGAAGAATATGTACCAGAGAACAAACCTGAAACCACATCTAATTCCTATATAACTTATTTTGATAATAGGCAGTCAATATTAGAGGAAGAATTGGCTTCACGAGAAGAACTGAAAGTTTTAAGTAGTATTTTTGCTCAACCCAATGACTGA
- a CDS encoding tyrosine-type recombinase/integrase translates to MSQDKAQPADVNCPYCESSETIKRGSPQERKHGVVQPCLCKECGRRFTLGGKQAQAQPADVNCPYCESSETIKSGKPIERKHGVVQLCLCKECGRRFTLGSKQAQPAGVNCPHCESSETIKNGKPLERKYSVVQLCLCKECNRRFTLGGRKRRTISHEGKVIYSYWDDSELLIIDNVSCPNCKQNEVVLKTEYYDNKRHKQTKRMICLSCSQEFTGEGKDWSNSTKRKLGKTIPLEPWEFEKDRWDLRVLYPGIEEYKLKSLFLNFTNCGSNWFVNLIKTYVIWRINSGIKGKTVFAELHNYRHFGWFLERQGVTCIEEIDRNLLATYYNKELCHLANSTFINFISRLSTFFNWGNETQNFITPSTLISSFDYPKIFNEEPDPLEDSVIEAIIENLHILPESLQLMFMLGFHLGARPGELCYLRKDCCKPDQDGTIWWVEFEREKSSDEHRLPVPTEIVHLIKKQKTYINELFGDDYPYLFCHYQQLGITGYPNYPQMKAIKRPPMVAAFDNPMVKVIRFLIEKCKILDSNGKLANFTGAILRPSQATQLINTGYSLNFVRSWLKHRSERTTRRHYTRYKAGQLLDVASVMANLDQKYYSYDSNPESLNPESLRQNSKLHELDGLTMLSGEPLYGYCSFREFCPRFGKCYTCGYHIASADKLFYYKSQLERLKIKEEIAFSHGSSEIYQSYQQIVNALESIIDALEGADEQGKEATNSPELG, encoded by the coding sequence ATGAGTCAAGACAAAGCTCAACCTGCGGATGTAAATTGTCCATACTGTGAGAGTTCTGAAACTATTAAAAGAGGAAGCCCTCAAGAACGCAAACATGGGGTTGTCCAGCCATGCCTATGTAAGGAATGTGGTAGGAGATTTACGTTGGGCGGTAAACAAGCTCAAGCTCAACCTGCGGATGTAAATTGTCCATACTGTGAGAGTTCTGAAACTATTAAAAGTGGAAAACCTATAGAACGCAAACATGGAGTTGTCCAGCTATGCCTATGTAAGGAATGTGGTAGGAGATTTACGTTGGGCAGTAAACAAGCTCAACCTGCGGGTGTAAATTGTCCACACTGTGAGAGTTCTGAAACTATTAAAAATGGGAAGCCTCTAGAACGCAAATATAGTGTTGTCCAGCTATGCCTATGTAAGGAATGTAATAGGAGATTTACGTTGGGCGGTAGAAAGAGACGAACTATTTCCCATGAAGGTAAAGTTATATATAGCTATTGGGATGATTCAGAGTTGCTGATTATAGACAATGTTTCTTGTCCGAATTGTAAGCAAAACGAGGTAGTATTAAAAACAGAGTATTATGACAATAAAAGACATAAACAAACAAAAAGAATGATTTGCTTAAGTTGTAGTCAAGAGTTTACGGGAGAAGGAAAAGACTGGAGTAATAGTACAAAGCGAAAGCTTGGAAAAACAATCCCTTTGGAGCCTTGGGAGTTTGAGAAAGACAGGTGGGATTTACGAGTACTCTATCCAGGCATTGAGGAGTACAAATTAAAGAGCTTATTTCTAAACTTTACTAACTGTGGTTCAAACTGGTTCGTAAATTTGATTAAAACTTATGTAATTTGGCGTATCAATTCTGGCATAAAAGGAAAAACAGTGTTTGCAGAACTACATAATTATAGGCATTTTGGGTGGTTTCTTGAACGGCAGGGCGTAACTTGTATCGAGGAAATAGATCGAAATTTGCTAGCAACTTATTACAATAAAGAACTTTGCCATTTAGCAAATAGTACATTCATAAATTTTATTTCCCGCCTGTCCACTTTTTTTAACTGGGGAAATGAAACGCAGAATTTTATCACTCCATCTACGCTAATTTCTTCTTTTGACTATCCAAAAATTTTCAATGAGGAACCTGATCCATTAGAAGACTCTGTTATCGAAGCAATTATAGAGAATCTTCATATTTTACCAGAATCACTACAGCTAATGTTCATGCTAGGTTTTCATCTTGGGGCACGTCCGGGCGAACTGTGCTATCTTCGTAAAGACTGTTGCAAGCCCGACCAGGACGGGACTATTTGGTGGGTGGAGTTTGAGCGTGAAAAATCATCGGACGAACATAGGCTACCCGTTCCAACTGAGATTGTTCACCTTATTAAAAAGCAGAAAACTTACATTAATGAACTTTTTGGTGATGACTATCCTTACCTTTTCTGCCATTATCAGCAATTAGGGATAACTGGTTATCCAAACTATCCACAGATGAAAGCTATAAAGCGCCCGCCAATGGTTGCAGCTTTTGATAACCCTATGGTTAAAGTCATTAGATTTCTCATCGAAAAATGTAAGATTCTAGACAGCAACGGAAAACTGGCAAACTTCACTGGAGCTATTCTACGGCCATCACAAGCAACACAACTTATAAACACTGGTTATAGCCTAAATTTTGTCCGTAGCTGGCTTAAACACCGTAGTGAAAGAACTACAAGGCGGCACTATACGCGCTATAAGGCTGGTCAACTGCTGGATGTAGCTAGTGTAATGGCAAATCTTGATCAGAAATATTATTCCTACGATAGCAATCCTGAAAGCCTGAATCCTGAAAGCCTACGCCAGAATTCAAAATTACATGAATTGGATGGGCTAACAATGCTCAGTGGGGAACCCCTTTATGGCTACTGCTCTTTCCGTGAATTCTGTCCCCGCTTTGGAAAGTGCTACACCTGCGGTTATCATATTGCTTCTGCCGATAAACTTTTTTATTACAAATCTCAACTTGAGCGATTAAAAATAAAAGAGGAGATTGCCTTTAGTCATGGCTCTTCAGAAATTTATCAAAGTTATCAACAAATTGTAAACGCTCTAGAGAGTATTATTGATGCGCTAGAGGGAGCAGATGAACAAGGAAAAGAAGCGACAAATTCACCGGAACTGGGATGA
- a CDS encoding tyrosine-type recombinase/integrase yields MTVALQEAQLFEILSHPGNIASTYITDVRLQRDIWNIEQDLPLLREEAHLAGRKNINFQIIILEWLKDLVKLAALIAVGNRRWSLSRLSNIVSAVNKFSVWLVNQGYVTPSVLNYQVVQKWAENVTEVNECAVLGFLSVLNELGCIQFKIQGSWPSNKQAKSPNIIPEEVKHKIDLALEQLDKPIYLIFKLHEALGTRSIELAKIPLDCLRTRKEIHRIRLCTGKQNDIEQEQDIPEELIPLVHQQQAFVREHFGDTFSWLFPNWRSRRPGFSGKGWPPIFAYHQEQIINVGHKLNQLLKSLIEENDIRTNDGNLAYVTTHMFRRTYATVADRMGKRPDLIQHGLRHTNPNMQDSYVYVSPQQQEKRIERVLVNKDGERTTIYFTDQDSEFIREEWTVRQVELGLCARPDIIKECKSEYVCLGCEHIRFSQEHLLKLIEIKQANQQLLDKCLENNQSDSRRANSARQFINILNPIIVSLQQ; encoded by the coding sequence ATGACCGTAGCATTACAAGAGGCACAACTGTTTGAAATACTTTCTCATCCTGGAAATATAGCATCTACATATATCACTGATGTAAGGTTGCAACGAGATATCTGGAATATAGAGCAGGACTTACCTCTACTGAGAGAAGAGGCACACCTAGCCGGACGTAAGAATATAAATTTTCAGATAATTATTCTGGAGTGGTTGAAAGATTTAGTTAAGCTGGCAGCACTTATTGCGGTCGGAAACCGACGGTGGAGCTTAAGTAGGCTATCCAATATTGTTAGTGCAGTGAATAAATTTAGTGTTTGGTTGGTTAATCAGGGGTATGTCACACCATCTGTATTAAATTATCAAGTTGTGCAAAAGTGGGCAGAAAATGTAACCGAAGTTAATGAATGTGCTGTTTTAGGATTCCTTTCTGTACTAAATGAGCTAGGTTGTATTCAGTTTAAAATTCAAGGGAGTTGGCCATCTAATAAACAAGCAAAATCTCCTAACATTATCCCAGAGGAGGTTAAACATAAAATTGATCTAGCTTTGGAACAACTAGATAAACCTATCTATCTCATCTTCAAGTTACATGAGGCGTTGGGAACTAGAAGTATAGAACTTGCTAAAATTCCTTTGGATTGCTTAAGGACACGTAAGGAGATACACCGAATCCGTCTATGTACAGGTAAACAAAACGACATAGAACAAGAGCAAGACATACCTGAAGAATTGATACCGCTAGTGCATCAACAACAGGCATTTGTCCGGGAGCATTTTGGGGACACATTCTCGTGGTTGTTTCCCAACTGGAGAAGCCGTAGACCAGGATTTTCGGGTAAAGGTTGGCCACCCATTTTTGCATACCATCAAGAGCAAATTATAAATGTAGGGCATAAACTTAATCAGCTACTAAAATCGCTTATTGAAGAAAACGATATTCGTACTAATGATGGCAATCTAGCGTATGTAACGACTCACATGTTTCGACGCACTTATGCAACAGTAGCTGATCGTATGGGTAAACGCCCAGATTTAATTCAGCATGGGTTACGACATACTAATCCCAATATGCAGGACTCCTATGTTTACGTTTCACCACAACAGCAGGAAAAGCGTATAGAGAGAGTGCTAGTAAACAAAGATGGAGAACGGACTACTATTTATTTTACAGACCAAGATAGTGAATTCATTCGTGAAGAATGGACAGTTAGACAGGTGGAACTAGGACTTTGCGCTCGACCTGACATTATTAAAGAATGCAAGTCTGAATATGTATGTTTAGGTTGCGAACATATTCGTTTTTCACAGGAGCATTTACTTAAATTAATAGAGATAAAACAGGCAAACCAACAGTTATTGGATAAATGCCTGGAAAACAATCAATCAGACAGTCGTCGCGCTAATAGCGCTCGTCAGTTCATCAATATTCTTAACCCTATCATTGTTAGCTTGCAACAGTAA
- a CDS encoding tyrosine-type recombinase/integrase: protein MVAKVLDSVQRLPDGKELVRWHLVDDNYQVIKPVEQFLRFKQSSGSAIGTIKTYAEKLKAFWKYLDIKVLNWQDFDLEEMAEFNHWYLTGGLLLDENFVSSNSENILVPRNESTVNLALTAVVQFYDFHVRRKTFDDKNLCVYRKPRREKQSGMFAGYRKESPVKVRLVKNKEREKFPGCLTPDQVRTLINACYQNRDKLILWLLADTGMRKGELLGLHWSDIDWNARTLKIVRRDNINQAYAKGRERELSIAGLMTNREFCKILSKYSDIDYPHDVVKNLGHDMVFVVLHKGSASYGKPLEPQNLNKLLKRLHQKTDIDITRVYPHLFRHTFATHNIRKGREKGQDQEKTAKSVQRQLGHKSIATTLDIYEHSFDEAEMLNEMERVTEGK from the coding sequence ATGGTGGCTAAAGTTCTGGACTCAGTACAACGCTTGCCGGACGGTAAAGAATTAGTTCGGTGGCATCTAGTAGATGATAATTATCAGGTTATTAAGCCTGTTGAGCAGTTTTTGCGGTTTAAGCAATCATCCGGTTCTGCTATCGGAACAATTAAGACATACGCAGAGAAGCTCAAAGCTTTCTGGAAATATCTAGACATAAAAGTGCTTAACTGGCAGGACTTTGATCTAGAGGAAATGGCTGAGTTCAACCACTGGTATTTAACTGGTGGGTTGCTGCTTGATGAAAATTTTGTCTCTTCTAACTCAGAAAATATCTTGGTTCCACGTAACGAATCTACAGTGAACTTGGCATTGACTGCTGTGGTGCAATTCTATGATTTTCACGTCAGGAGAAAAACTTTCGATGACAAAAACCTGTGCGTATATCGCAAACCCCGTAGAGAGAAGCAAAGTGGGATGTTTGCAGGCTACAGAAAGGAGTCACCTGTTAAAGTCAGGTTGGTAAAAAATAAGGAGCGGGAAAAGTTTCCTGGTTGTTTAACCCCTGATCAAGTGCGTACCCTAATTAATGCCTGTTACCAAAATCGAGACAAGCTAATCCTTTGGCTCCTGGCTGATACTGGTATGCGAAAAGGTGAACTACTGGGGCTTCATTGGTCTGATATAGATTGGAATGCTCGAACACTGAAGATAGTACGTCGAGACAATATTAATCAGGCTTATGCTAAAGGTCGGGAACGCGAACTTTCTATAGCTGGACTTATGACAAATCGAGAGTTTTGCAAAATCCTTAGTAAATACTCTGATATCGATTATCCCCATGATGTTGTTAAAAATTTGGGACATGACATGGTTTTCGTCGTCTTACATAAAGGTTCAGCCAGTTACGGTAAACCATTGGAACCGCAAAATCTAAACAAGTTGCTAAAACGACTTCATCAAAAAACAGATATCGACATAACAAGGGTATATCCGCACTTGTTCAGGCACACCTTTGCAACTCACAACATTCGTAAGGGAAGGGAAAAAGGACAAGATCAAGAGAAGACAGCAAAGAGTGTACAACGACAATTGGGGCATAAGTCAATCGCTACAACCTTAGATATTTATGAGCATTCCTTTGACGAGGCTGAAATGTTAAATGAAATGGAACGTGTAACAGAAGGAAAATGA
- a CDS encoding tetratricopeptide repeat protein, which produces MLRRLIVIVTATILFSSSLALAQSQKPKPPDKFPPSPLEITTPDPLLPRSPKDKQPLTLQERQKLEPALDGLNQEAAAKLQAGDKVGAFEIWNRELRLRRFFGSLAEVQALSRVGAIAWNQNDGQEVQYITQRLQAIQKQAQSQKTTAPIDLELWRALGQAYQNVRSPKLALEAYDQVLLVIRQQQDTTAVVETLKIIGELHLSWFDYPKAAPIYEELLSLATAQGERVNEVTYLQRLAYIYEQSQQPQQSLNIRNKLVEIYINENKLTEIPELKLAIASDYELLAKKDPNLLLEAFNNYQEAYTTAWQLQEYARAGEALQKLIALYRSQGQTDEALQASQILVQTQTQAANFYGMMQAYDQIGQLYLERKEFPQALTAFQKGLELAQQLKHEEAYFTGQIEKLSKANF; this is translated from the coding sequence ATGCTCAGGCGCTTAATTGTAATCGTTACTGCCACTATACTCTTTAGCAGTTCCTTGGCGCTGGCACAGAGTCAGAAGCCCAAACCACCGGATAAATTTCCTCCCAGTCCTCTTGAGATTACCACACCTGATCCACTGCTACCGCGATCGCCTAAAGATAAACAGCCGTTAACTCTCCAAGAACGGCAAAAGTTAGAGCCAGCGTTAGATGGGTTAAATCAAGAAGCTGCGGCGAAACTGCAAGCAGGGGATAAGGTAGGGGCGTTTGAAATTTGGAACCGAGAACTGCGCTTGCGGCGCTTTTTCGGTTCATTAGCAGAGGTGCAAGCACTATCACGAGTTGGGGCGATCGCTTGGAATCAAAATGACGGACAAGAAGTACAATATATTACTCAACGATTGCAAGCGATTCAAAAGCAGGCCCAATCTCAGAAAACAACTGCTCCAATTGATTTAGAATTGTGGCGAGCGCTAGGTCAAGCTTATCAGAATGTGCGATCGCCTAAACTAGCTCTGGAAGCTTACGACCAAGTTTTGCTAGTAATACGACAGCAACAAGATACAACAGCCGTAGTAGAAACCCTCAAAATAATTGGAGAACTACATTTGAGTTGGTTTGATTATCCCAAAGCTGCGCCAATCTACGAAGAATTATTGAGTTTAGCTACTGCCCAAGGTGAACGTGTAAACGAGGTAACATATCTGCAACGACTAGCTTACATCTACGAGCAGAGCCAACAACCACAGCAATCATTGAATATACGTAATAAACTAGTAGAAATTTACATCAATGAGAATAAGCTTACTGAAATACCAGAATTAAAACTAGCGATCGCCTCAGATTACGAACTTCTAGCCAAGAAAGATCCTAACTTACTGCTAGAAGCTTTTAACAATTATCAAGAAGCTTATACCACTGCTTGGCAATTACAGGAGTATGCTCGTGCTGGTGAAGCTTTGCAGAAGCTAATTGCGCTGTACCGTTCTCAAGGACAAACAGACGAGGCTTTGCAGGCTAGCCAAATTCTTGTGCAGACACAGACGCAAGCTGCCAACTTTTACGGAATGATGCAAGCTTATGACCAAATTGGGCAATTGTATCTAGAACGCAAAGAGTTTCCGCAAGCACTAACAGCTTTTCAAAAAGGCTTAGAACTGGCACAACAACTCAAACATGAGGAAGCATACTTTACCGGACAAATTGAAAAACTCTCGAAAGCAAATTTTTAA
- a CDS encoding chromophore lyase CpcT/CpeT, with amino-acid sequence MTHSTDIATLARWMAADFSNQEQAFENPPFYAHIRVCIRPLPLELFSGVSLFLEQAYDFMLNQPYRMRVMNLIQAENHIAIEHYTVKEEQKFYGASREPERLKELSVEQLEKMSGCNMIVEWTGKSFKGRVEPGKGCIVVRDGKNTYLDNEFEIDAKEFFSLDRGRDLDTDERLWGSIAGPFHFVRWSNFADEVKV; translated from the coding sequence ATGACTCATTCCACTGATATCGCCACCTTAGCCCGCTGGATGGCAGCTGACTTTAGCAATCAAGAACAAGCCTTTGAAAATCCGCCTTTTTATGCTCATATCCGCGTCTGTATCCGTCCTCTTCCCTTGGAATTGTTCTCAGGGGTAAGTTTGTTTCTCGAACAAGCTTATGATTTTATGCTCAATCAACCCTACCGGATGCGGGTAATGAATTTGATACAGGCAGAAAACCACATTGCTATTGAACACTACACCGTTAAAGAAGAACAAAAATTTTACGGTGCATCTCGTGAACCCGAACGCCTCAAAGAGTTGTCTGTTGAGCAATTGGAAAAAATGTCAGGCTGCAACATGATTGTAGAGTGGACAGGTAAGAGCTTCAAAGGCAGAGTTGAACCTGGTAAAGGCTGCATAGTTGTACGTGACGGCAAAAATACTTATCTGGATAACGAATTTGAGATTGACGCTAAAGAATTTTTCAGCCTTGATAGGGGAAGAGATTTAGACACCGACGAACGTCTCTGGGGTTCTATCGCCGGTCCCTTTCACTTTGTCCGTTGGAGTAATTTTGCCGATGAAGTAAAAGTGTGA